A genomic segment from Spinacia oleracea cultivar Varoflay chromosome 3, BTI_SOV_V1, whole genome shotgun sequence encodes:
- the LOC110786125 gene encoding inositol-tetrakisphosphate 1-kinase 1 has protein sequence MAEQNNEIISVGYALPSKKVDSFIKPSLVSYAKTRGIDFIPIDIDQPLLQQGPFHCVIHKVYGDDWNRELLDFKARNPNVPVIDSPAAIQRLHNRISMLDAVKNLKPASSDAALTPSVGTPNQILLSEEDYDEKVANLGVKFPLIAKPLIANGSLNSHQMSVVFNNNGLKKVREFAPIVLQEFVNHGGVLFKIYVAGENVRCVQRKSLPDFNDSDHPFFLQFEEEGFMPFAQISNLATTEMQQEIDNIEMPPLDFVNNLAKGLREGTDINLFNFDLIRDSSVSGGNRYLIIDINYFPGFAKLPGFEEMLTDFFLDVVHRSSSAVEKA, from the coding sequence ATGGCGGAACAGAACAACGAGATAATATCAGTAGGATACGCTTTACCTTCAAAGAAGGTAGATAGTTTCATCAAACCAAGCTTGGTATCATACGCCAAAACCCGAGGCATCGATTTCATCCCCATTGATATTGATCAACCTCTACTCCAACAAGGCCCCTTCCACTGCGTAATTCATAAAGTCTATGGCGACGATTGGAATCGCGAATTGCTCGATTTCAAGGCGCGAAACCCTAATGTCCCTGTCATCGATTCCCCCGCCGCAATCCAACGCCTTCACAACCGGATTTCCATGCTCGACGCTGTCAAAAACCTCAAACCGGCGTCGTCCGATGCGGCGTTGACGCCAAGTGTTGGAACACCTAACCAGATTCTACTCAGCGAAGAGGATTATGATGAGAAGGTGGCGAATTTGGGGGTGAAATTTCCGCTGATTGCGAAACCGTTGATTGCCAATGGAAGCCTCAATTCTCATCAAATGTCGGTAGTTTTCAACAATAATGGGTTGAAGAAAGTGAGAGAGTTTGCTCCTATCGTTCTACAGGAGTTCGTTAACCATGGCGGCGTGTTGTTTAAAATCTATGTCGCTGGGGAAAATGTCAGATGTGTTCAAAGGAAGTCATTGCCTGATTTCAATGATTCTGATCATCCATTCTTTCTGCAATTTGAGGAGGAAGGTTTTATGCCATTTGCGCAGATTTCAAACTTGGCCACTACTGAAATGCAACAGGAGATTGATAACATTGAGATGCCTCCCCTGGATTTTGTGAATAATTTGGCTAAAGGATTACGAGAAGGGACTGATATTAATCTGTTTAACTTCGACCTTATTCGAGACAGTTCGGTATCTGGTGGTAATAGGTACCTCATCATTGATATCAATTACTTCCCAGGTTTTGCCAAATTGCCTGGGTTTGAGGAAATGTTGACTGATTTCTTCTTGGATGTTGTTCACCGTAGTAGTTCCGCCGTTGAAAAAGCCTGA
- the LOC110786127 gene encoding uncharacterized protein isoform X1 has protein sequence MDFDELKDNVVRILTKRYTEKSEIDHFSSTGTIVYDDGVLLLILTCGHTVKDEFVDGITVSFEVYVGGMVEEAKVITNEEDATKEIGILSCKSFPGRIRKSVMFGDGNYVLRQHLFMISHLGGYDRKTYTRGKLQSYELRGTDKNLQNIERIIECDVTAGPGCSGAVLFDEKCKIVAVFFASTHVPLYDSPPGQLGRDSESLSSTHGVGLAIPIEVVYRVISDVHERKFGRGLIVDQLNISGALKDLASRVCDSSSSSTILPYEQPESSHDQDHDQSPSEDLGYTLSWCRVPTRNINDEGAKVGEGEELPGDKVMGDDAVTSHSTYGIRLLCPGPYHGIYSIEELVQLSHKHPNPSAKVSVKLVSEARVRVVGAGVVKRHVLIPEHEGGTGASRWTDTQNDGFPWEIGPAQTLVAKYFQGHSVLQTDCQLKTGRVDFCFSIVSLITLGCIMMRKCHKNTRSVGIVTMDPVLWAKFAGEPVHVINFFFMLAEEFKEIMFQLGFRKLDDMVGRSVMLQVNEEMMNRNEKLKNIDLSLLQEKELVDVFKCPSWVPDVQEHPGFVAYECEVIQCDNGNERMKDFTEVIQSARCMDCGTTKPRDLLIEGGDLSGIHFSMAFLHANTKSLLDSNIQDGQYISANCICTSIRPLATGEPKNEACFEGQLDKCDASAATKHKVIDYACLSHKIAVVLFLN, from the exons ATGGATTTTGATGAGTTGAAAGATAACGTAGTTCGTATATTAACAAAGAGATATACTGAAAAGAGTGAAATAGATCATTTTAGTAGCACCGGTACAATCGTATACGATGATGGCGTTCTCCTATTAATTTTAACGTGTGGACACACGGTAAAAGATGAGTTTGTGGATGGCATAACAGTTAGTTTTGAGGTGTATGTAGGTGGGATGGTAGAAGAAGCAAAGGTGATCACCAACGAAGAGGACGCGACAAAAGAAATTGGTATCTTGAGTTGTAAATCTTTTCCTGGTAGAATTAGAAAAAGTGTGATGTTTGGAGATGGAAACTATGTCTTACGTCAACACTTGTTTATGATATCCCATCTTGGTGGATATGATCGAAAAACATATACCCGAGGGAAATTGCAGTCTTATGAGCTAAGGGGTACAGATAAGAACCTGCAGAATATCGAACGCATTATCGAATGTGATGTTACGGCGGGACCAGGTTGCTCCGGAGCCGTCCTTTTTGACGAGAAATGCAAAATAGTTGCTGTTTTTTTCGCTTCGACACATGTTCCCCTTTACGACTCACCACCTGGGCAACTTGGGAGGGATTCGGAATCTCTTTCATCAACTCATGGTGTGGGACTCGCTATTCCCATTGAAGTAGTATATCGGGTAATCTCAGATGTGCATGAAAGAAAATTTGGAAGGGGATTAATCGTTGATCAATTGAATATAAGTGGTGCTTTAAAAGATCTTGCAAGTAGAGTGTGTgattcttcatcttcatccacTATCCTTCCATACGAACAACCTGAGTCATCACATGATCAGGATCATGATCAAAGTCCTTCAGAAGATTTGGGCTATACCTTGTCATGGTGTCGTGTTCCTACAAGAAACATCAATGATGAG GGTGCTAAGGTTGGTGAAGGAGAAGAGCTCCCTGGTGATAAGGTAATGGGAGATGATGCTGTAACCAGTCACTCCACATATGGTATCAGGCTTTTATGTCCTGGTCCCTATCATGGCATTTATTCAATTGAGGAGCTTGTGCAACTAAGTCATAAG CACCCCAATCCATCAGCCAAAGTCAGTGTTAAACTTGTGTCTGAAGCTCGTGTCAGAGTGGTTGGTGCTGGGGTTGTCAAGAGGCATGTTTTGATTCCTGAACATGAAGGTGGTACTGGAGCTTCTCGATGGACAGACACACAGAATGATGGGTTTCCTTGGGAGATTGGCCCTGCTCAAACTCTGGTTGCTAAGTATTTTCAAGGTCACTCAGTTCTTCAAACAGACTGTCAACTGAAAACAGGAAGGGTAGATTTTTGTTTCAGCATTGTTTCCCTCATCACACTCGGATGCATAATGATGAGAAAGTGCCATAAGAACACCCGTTCTGTGGGCATTGTTACAATGGATCCTGTTCTCTGGGCAAAGTTTGCTGGTGAGCCTGTCCATGTAATCAACTTCTTCTTCATGCTAGCAGAGGAGTTCAAAGAGATTATGTTTCAACTAGGATTCAGGAAGCTTGATGACATGGTTGGGCGTTCAGTTATGCTTCAAGTTAATGAAGAAATGATGAACCGCAATGAGAAGCTCAAGAACATTGATCTCTCTCTTTTGCAGGAAAAGGAGTTAGTAGATGTGTTCAAGTGTCCTTCCTGGGTTCCTGATGTGCAAGAACATCCTGGTTTTGTTGCATATGAGTGTGAAGTGATTCAGTGTGATAATGGGAATGAAAGAATGAAAGACTTTACGGAGGTTATTCAATCTGCTCGGTGCATGGATTGTGGTACTACAAAACCAAG AGATCTTCTTATTGAAGGGGGGGACTTgtccggaattcatttttccatggCATTCTTACATGCAAATACTAAGAGCTTGCTTGACAGTAATATACAAGATGGTCAATATATCTCTGCAAATTGCATTTGTACATCTATTCGACCCTTGGCCACAG GAGAACCCAAGAATGAAGCCTGCTTTGAAGGACAACTGGACAAATGTGATGCTTCAGCAGCCACAAAGCATAAAGTGATTGATTATGCATGCTTGAGTCACAAAATAGCAGTGGTCCTCTtccttaattag
- the LOC110786127 gene encoding uncharacterized protein isoform X2: MDFDELKDNVVRILTKRYTEKSEIDHFSSTGTIVYDDGVLLLILTCGHTVKDEFVDGITVSFEVYVGGMVEEAKVITNEEDATKEIGILSCKSFPGRIRKSVMFGDGNYVLRQHLFMISHLGGYDRKTYTRGKLQSYELRGTDKNLQNIERIIECDVTAGPGCSGAVLFDEKCKIVAVFFASTHVPLYDSPPGQLGRDSESLSSTHGVGLAIPIEVVYRVISDVHERKFGRGLIVDQLNISGALKDLASRVCDSSSSSTILPYEQPESSHDQDHDQSPSEDLGYTLSWCRVPTRNINDEGAKVGEGEELPGDKVMGDDAVTSHSTYGIRLLCPGPYHGIYSIEELVQLSHKHPNPSAKVSVKLVSEARVRVVGAGVVKRHVLIPEHEGGTGASRWTDTQNDGFPWEIGPAQTLVAKYFQGHSVLQTDCQLKTGRVDFCFSIVSLITLGCIMMRKCHKNTRSVGIVTMDPVLWAKFAGEPVHVINFFFMLAEEFKEIMFQLGFRKLDDMEKELVDVFKCPSWVPDVQEHPGFVAYECEVIQCDNGNERMKDFTEVIQSARCMDCGTTKPRDLLIEGGDLSGIHFSMAFLHANTKSLLDSNIQDGQYISANCICTSIRPLATGEPKNEACFEGQLDKCDASAATKHKVIDYACLSHKIAVVLFLN, encoded by the exons ATGGATTTTGATGAGTTGAAAGATAACGTAGTTCGTATATTAACAAAGAGATATACTGAAAAGAGTGAAATAGATCATTTTAGTAGCACCGGTACAATCGTATACGATGATGGCGTTCTCCTATTAATTTTAACGTGTGGACACACGGTAAAAGATGAGTTTGTGGATGGCATAACAGTTAGTTTTGAGGTGTATGTAGGTGGGATGGTAGAAGAAGCAAAGGTGATCACCAACGAAGAGGACGCGACAAAAGAAATTGGTATCTTGAGTTGTAAATCTTTTCCTGGTAGAATTAGAAAAAGTGTGATGTTTGGAGATGGAAACTATGTCTTACGTCAACACTTGTTTATGATATCCCATCTTGGTGGATATGATCGAAAAACATATACCCGAGGGAAATTGCAGTCTTATGAGCTAAGGGGTACAGATAAGAACCTGCAGAATATCGAACGCATTATCGAATGTGATGTTACGGCGGGACCAGGTTGCTCCGGAGCCGTCCTTTTTGACGAGAAATGCAAAATAGTTGCTGTTTTTTTCGCTTCGACACATGTTCCCCTTTACGACTCACCACCTGGGCAACTTGGGAGGGATTCGGAATCTCTTTCATCAACTCATGGTGTGGGACTCGCTATTCCCATTGAAGTAGTATATCGGGTAATCTCAGATGTGCATGAAAGAAAATTTGGAAGGGGATTAATCGTTGATCAATTGAATATAAGTGGTGCTTTAAAAGATCTTGCAAGTAGAGTGTGTgattcttcatcttcatccacTATCCTTCCATACGAACAACCTGAGTCATCACATGATCAGGATCATGATCAAAGTCCTTCAGAAGATTTGGGCTATACCTTGTCATGGTGTCGTGTTCCTACAAGAAACATCAATGATGAG GGTGCTAAGGTTGGTGAAGGAGAAGAGCTCCCTGGTGATAAGGTAATGGGAGATGATGCTGTAACCAGTCACTCCACATATGGTATCAGGCTTTTATGTCCTGGTCCCTATCATGGCATTTATTCAATTGAGGAGCTTGTGCAACTAAGTCATAAG CACCCCAATCCATCAGCCAAAGTCAGTGTTAAACTTGTGTCTGAAGCTCGTGTCAGAGTGGTTGGTGCTGGGGTTGTCAAGAGGCATGTTTTGATTCCTGAACATGAAGGTGGTACTGGAGCTTCTCGATGGACAGACACACAGAATGATGGGTTTCCTTGGGAGATTGGCCCTGCTCAAACTCTGGTTGCTAAGTATTTTCAAGGTCACTCAGTTCTTCAAACAGACTGTCAACTGAAAACAGGAAGGGTAGATTTTTGTTTCAGCATTGTTTCCCTCATCACACTCGGATGCATAATGATGAGAAAGTGCCATAAGAACACCCGTTCTGTGGGCATTGTTACAATGGATCCTGTTCTCTGGGCAAAGTTTGCTGGTGAGCCTGTCCATGTAATCAACTTCTTCTTCATGCTAGCAGAGGAGTTCAAAGAGATTATGTTTCAACTAGGATTCAGGAAGCTTGATGACATG GAAAAGGAGTTAGTAGATGTGTTCAAGTGTCCTTCCTGGGTTCCTGATGTGCAAGAACATCCTGGTTTTGTTGCATATGAGTGTGAAGTGATTCAGTGTGATAATGGGAATGAAAGAATGAAAGACTTTACGGAGGTTATTCAATCTGCTCGGTGCATGGATTGTGGTACTACAAAACCAAG AGATCTTCTTATTGAAGGGGGGGACTTgtccggaattcatttttccatggCATTCTTACATGCAAATACTAAGAGCTTGCTTGACAGTAATATACAAGATGGTCAATATATCTCTGCAAATTGCATTTGTACATCTATTCGACCCTTGGCCACAG GAGAACCCAAGAATGAAGCCTGCTTTGAAGGACAACTGGACAAATGTGATGCTTCAGCAGCCACAAAGCATAAAGTGATTGATTATGCATGCTTGAGTCACAAAATAGCAGTGGTCCTCTtccttaattag
- the LOC110786128 gene encoding uncharacterized protein isoform X1, producing the protein MSFRAPQICWCLQMQVLFLLRRCCKHSNTPSLYKLPAAVILACSDSSVVLVISKLSPEQAAYHFLAGYQNGKFILAFNSGPSCFNPLELSKALLAKLKDTSITPLLININDGDKHITGKDLVEVVGSALSKNISFFQVPTKR; encoded by the exons ATGTCATTCAGAGCTCCTCAGATCTGTTGGTGTCTGCAGATGCAGGTGTTATTCTTGCTTAGAAGGTGTTGCAAACATTCCAATACACCAAGCTTATACAAATTGCCTGCTGCTGTAATCCTTGCATGTTCTGACAG CTCCGTAGTTCTTGTTATATCAAAGCTTTCTCCAGAGCAAGCCGCTTACCACTTCCTAGCTGGATATCAGAATGGAAAGTTCATTCTTGCATTTAATTCAGGACCGTCATGCTTTAATCCGTTGGAGCTGTCAAAGGCTCTTTTAGCCAAG CTGAAGGACACCTCAATTACTCCTTTATTGATAAACATCAATGATGGCGATAAGCATATAACTG GGAAAGATCTTGTGGAAGTAGTTGGGTCAGCTCTTTCAAAGAACATATCATTCTTCCAAGTTCCAACCAAAAG GTAG
- the LOC110786128 gene encoding uncharacterized protein isoform X2, whose protein sequence is MQVLFLLRRCCKHSNTPSLYKLPAAVILACSDSSVVLVISKLSPEQAAYHFLAGYQNGKFILAFNSGPSCFNPLELSKALLAKLKDTSITPLLININDGDKHITGKDLVEVVGSALSKNISFFQVPTKR, encoded by the exons ATGCAGGTGTTATTCTTGCTTAGAAGGTGTTGCAAACATTCCAATACACCAAGCTTATACAAATTGCCTGCTGCTGTAATCCTTGCATGTTCTGACAG CTCCGTAGTTCTTGTTATATCAAAGCTTTCTCCAGAGCAAGCCGCTTACCACTTCCTAGCTGGATATCAGAATGGAAAGTTCATTCTTGCATTTAATTCAGGACCGTCATGCTTTAATCCGTTGGAGCTGTCAAAGGCTCTTTTAGCCAAG CTGAAGGACACCTCAATTACTCCTTTATTGATAAACATCAATGATGGCGATAAGCATATAACTG GGAAAGATCTTGTGGAAGTAGTTGGGTCAGCTCTTTCAAAGAACATATCATTCTTCCAAGTTCCAACCAAAAG GTAG
- the LOC110799140 gene encoding uncharacterized protein isoform X4 → MSTPRDNKRRKTDTQDHDIMPEPGDEGSRGDEHTAIARTEVDDKVYVPDEQEAPSDKVPETTISKSTIRVCSSSTTSRVPETTISRKNIRVCSGSTTSGDKLVADAGDPLDGGNISTTYPGVSPSITAANSKPLPKPCPASTRIQVEDFTVFLVPRIKLDFHLFCRSGNGVSSQMAREIVTGPFSHPWMFKERIFVPHKDVRVRHLSNPKKMGKLTMLVEGEFFIRPSVLPTTSLLLKLGNEFFEKLDTFEVTRDGTLYVVKVFPPSFSEDATQMMCATSGLTEDPPAIILNGIPSHWFAEQPDSSQPSKRLLCIFLETFGKVRDLDVVQDENFGKDEKNIHLTKKKDSISTDVYCKVIVQYEEYEHCYNALKFLCSHSLQKGSGIADYEVSWKEEDLCPRFLSLQKEDPRMKLVWKDKRDVSADPEKVDFEEFQALKHKMIMLEKELKDVIARLEKFEALKSSGALP, encoded by the exons ATGTCAACACCTCGtgataataaaagaagaaaaacggATACCCAGGATCATGACATCATGCCTGAACCAG GTGACGAAGGTTCTCGCGGAGATGAACATACTGCTATTGCTAGGACAGAGGTTGATGACAAGGTTTATGTCCCTGATGAACAAGAGGCCCCAA GTGATAAAGTTCCAGAGACAACTATAAGCAAGAGCACTATCAGAGTTTGTAGTAGCTCAACTACATCGAGAGTTCCGGAGACGACTATAAGCAGGAAGAATATCAGAGTTTGTAGTGGCTCAACTACATCTGGAGATAAACTGGTTGCTGATGCTGGAGACCCCTTGGATGGTG GTAATATCTCCACCACTTATCCTGGGGTCTCACCCTCTATTACAGCAGCAAACTCCAAACCTCTCCCCAAGCCATGTCCAGCTTCTACAAGAATCCAAGTTGAGGATTTTACTGTATTTTTAGTTCCCCGTATCAAGCTAGATTTCCATTTATTTTGTAGATCTGGTAATGGGGTGTCAAGTCAAATGGCACGAGAGATTGTCACAGGACCATTTTCTCACCCCTGGATGTTTAAGGAAAGAATTTTTGTTCCTCATAAAGATGTTAGGGTACGACATTTGTCAAATCCAAAAAAGATGGGTAAATTAACAATGCTCGTTGAAGGCGAATTTTTTATTAGACCCTCTGTCTTACCAACCACTAGCTTGCTTTTGAAATTAGGAAACGAGTTTTTTGAGAAACTTGATACGTTTGAAGTGACCCGTGATGGAACTCTCTACGTAGTCAAAGTTTTTCCGCCTTCTTTTTCAGAAGATGCAACACAAATGATGTGTGCTACTTCAG GTTTGACAGAGGATCCACCTGCTATTATACTGAATGGAATTCCATCTCATTGGTTTGCTGAGCAACCCGACTCCTCCCAACCATCAAAAAGGCTTCTTTGCATCTTTCTTGAGACTTTCGGGAAAGTCAG GGATCTTGACGTTGTTCAGGATGAAAATTTTGGTAAGGATGAAAAAAACAttcatttaacaaaaaaaaaggattCAATTTCAACTGATGTGTATTGCAAAGTGATTGTTCAATACGAGGAGTATGAACATTGCTATAATGCGTTGAAGTTCTTGTGCTCGCATTCGTTGCAAAAG GGTTCAGGCATAGCCGACTATGAAGTGTCTTGGAAGGAGGAGGATCTTTGCCCAAGGTTTTTATCCTTACAAAAG GAGGACCCAAGAATGAAGCTTGTTTGGAAGGACAAGCGTGATGTTTCTGCAGACCCTGAGAAAGTGGATTTTGAGGAGTTCCAGGCTCTAAAGCACAAAATGATTATGCTGGAGAAAGAGTTGAAGGATGTGATTGCTAGATTGGAGAAGTTTGAGGCATTAAAGAGCAGTGGTGCTCTTCCTTAG